In one Culex quinquefasciatus strain JHB chromosome 2, VPISU_Cqui_1.0_pri_paternal, whole genome shotgun sequence genomic region, the following are encoded:
- the LOC6033233 gene encoding phosphatidylcholine:ceramide cholinephosphotransferase 1 isoform X1, with translation MSINYVYKVKKGIHKVIYDKLYFNCSTFRKMHYEEVPEAYDYNGHAYHQHHLSGSQSDGSGGGTGGGGGGGCATPCSDAVMIKIDVPVPLRDEQRFPKEIGKTFVALLLVGFNLFLATVSLAVVHDKVPDRATYGPLPDFVLDNIPAVDWALDVSEILIMIVVNSCVLLITFHKHRFIVMRRVFLLMSLLYFMRSITMYVTVMPMSNTTYYCSPKAPNATAVIILKRAFQLFSGFGLSINGKHTYCGDYIYSGHTVTLVMGYLIIAEYSPKKFWIVHWLAWCASLTGVTMVLLAHGHYTIDVLIAYYVTTRLFWTYHTLANNSLLLKQNGHNYIGREWWFFIFRYFEKNVRGPLPMQYDCPFPIPWTKKVPKLPCRES, from the exons GAGGTCCCCGAAGCGTACGACTACAACGGTCACGCGTATCACCAGCACCACCTTAGCGGCTCCCAGTCGGACGGCAGTGGGGGTGGAACGGGTGGTGGTGGCGGAGGAGGTTGCGCTACCCCTTGCAGCGATGCCGTCATGATCAAAATCGACGTCCCGGTGCCACTGCGGGACGAGCAGCGCTTTCCCAAAGAAATTGGGAAGACCTTCGTGGCGCTGCTGCTTGTGGGGTTCAACCTGTTCCTGGCGACGGTTTCACTGGCCGTGGTCCACGACAAAGTTCCGGACAGAGCGACGTATGGGCCGCTGCCTGACTTCGTGCTGGACAACATCCCCGCGGTTGATTGGGCGCTGGACGTTAGTGAGATTCTGATCATGATCGTGGTCAACTCGTGCGTGCTGTTGATCACCTTCCACAAGCACCGGTTCATCGTAATGCGGCGAGTCTTTTTGCTGATGTCGTTGCTCTACTTCATGCGTTCGATAACCATGTACGTGACGGTGATGCCAATGTCCAACACGACGTACTACTGCAGTCCGAAGGCACCGAACGCCACGGCCGTGATCATCCTCAAACGTGCCTTCCAACTCTTTTCCGGTTTTGGGCTGTCGATCAACGGCAAGCACACCTACTGCGGCGACTACATCTACAGTGGTCACACCGTGACGCTGGTGATGGGCTACCTGATCATAGCCGAGT ATTCACCAAAGAAGTTCTGGATCGTGCACTGGCTCGCGTGGTGTGCCAGCCTAACCGGAGTTACGATGGTATTGCTGGCCCACGGCCACTACACCATCGACGTTCTGATTGCGTACTACGTGACGACGCGACTGTTCTGGACCTACCACACGCTGGCAAACAACAGTCTGCTGCTGAAG CAAAACGGCCACAACTACATCGGCCGCGAGTGGTGGTTCTTCATCTTCCGGTACTTTGAGAAGAACGTCCGCGGTCCGCTGCCCATGCAGTACGACTGCCCCTTCCCGATCCCGTGGACCAAGAAGGTTCCGAAGCTGCCCTGCCGGGAGAGCTGA
- the LOC6033231 gene encoding uncharacterized protein LOC6033231, with translation MSKALVKKALAVVEEGLPKNDTQTKDSSSKKRKPDAPLATPDLMPQHHKIIKYVGKRGKKEARELLRRPESLTVGEARKRLQNRRNHTEENVQKLLLLSSAEIGREASAKMIKRAQTGRYVVKADEFLEKKKKEPASAFTEEDFDNFAKELEELC, from the exons ATGTCCAAGGCACTAGTAAAAAAAGCCCTTGCCGTAGTCGAGGAGGGCCTACCCAAAAATGACACACAGACTAAAG ACTCCTCCTCTAAAAAGCGCAAACCAGACGCACCCCTGGCCACCCCGGACCTGATGCCACAGCACCACAAAATCATCAAATACGTCGGCAAACGGGGCAAGAAGGAGGCGCGGGAGCTGCTACGTCGGCCAGAATCGCTGACCGTGGGGGAGGCTCGCAAGCGGCTCCAGAACCGGCGGAACCACACCGAGGAGAACGTGCAGAAGCTGTTGCTGCTCAGCTCGGCGGAGATTGGCCGGGAGGCGAGTGCCAAG aTGATCAAACGAGCGCAAACCGGAAGATACGTGGTCAAGGCGGATGAATTCttagagaagaagaaaaaggaaCCAGCAAGTGCCTTTACGGAAGAAGACTTCGACAACTTTGCTAAGGAACTGGAAGAGTTGTGTTAA
- the LOC6033232 gene encoding protein tilB, producing the protein MVRITEQLIRKRSEHNELIIGTLEELSLHQEDIECIEHIGSWCRELKILFLQSNLISRIENVHKLKKLEYLNLAVNNIERIENLEGLESLNKLDLTLNFVGELTSVETLRGNYNLRELYLTGNPCTDYAGYRDYVICALPQLESLDGVEITRTDRLKASKDFRANRARIVQLELKHRIDRDEQKFRVEESLREQEESVKDLDEEQRATQFWQQKSEHCPETRNMMAKYAKKGRERPEVGVGNGEKVPQRTLKLFAECGRPYSLNEAKIKFEFLDEDDRYELNLHIYKFLDTSCIEVDAQPNYIRATIKGKVFQLALKDEIKTDESTCKRSTTTGQMLIVMPKLNPQNITFREPEVYSKVRRDAAAKTDLKGAVDYKNIIKQGGKSTEINEEEIPPLI; encoded by the exons atGGTTAGAA TAACGGAACAGTTGATCCGCAAGCGCTCCGAGCACAACGAGCTCATCATCGGCACGCTGGAAGAGCTGTCCCTGCACCAGGAGGACATCGAGTGCATCGAGCACATCGGAAGCTGGTGCCGCGAGCTGAAGATCCTGTTTCTGCAGTCAAATCTGATCTCGCGGATTGAGAATGTGCACAAGCTGAAAAAGCTCGAGTATCTCAACTTGGCCGTTAACAATATCGAGCGGATCGAGAACTTGGAAGGGTTGGAGTCGCTGAACAAGCTGGATTTAACGTTGAACTTTGTTGGGGAGTTGACTTCGGTGGAAACGCTGCGGGGAAATTACAACTTGCGGGAGCTTTATTTGACGGGGAATCCTTGTACGGACTATGCTGGATATCGGGATTACGTGATCTGTGCGCTGCCACAGTTGGAATCGCTGGACGGGGTGGAGATAACGAGGACGGATCGGTTGAAGGCGTCCAAGGATTTTAGGGCTAATCGAGCGAGGATCGTGCAGCTTGAGTTGAAGCATCGGATTGATCGGGATGAGCAGAAGTTTCGGGTTGAGGAATCACTGCGAGAACAGGAGGAAAGCGTTAAGGATTTGGACGAGGAGCAACGGGCAACTCAGTTTTGGCAGCAGAAGAGCGAACACTGTCCGGAGACGAGGAACATGATGGCCAAGTACGCCAAAAAGGGAAGGGAACGGCCCGAGGTGGGTGTAGGTAATGGGGAGAAGGTTCCACAGAGAACGTTGAAATTGTTTGCAGAATGTGGAAGGCCGTACAGTTTGAACGAGGCGAAGATCAAGTTTGAGTTTTTGGACGAGGACGATCGATACGAGCTGAATTTGCACATTTATAA ATTCTTGGACACTTCTTGCATTGAAGTGGATGCTCAACCAAACTACATCCGAGCTACGATCAAGGGGAAAGTTTTCCAGCTGGCATTGAAAGACGAAATCAAGACGGACGAGTCCACGTGTAAGCGTTCCACAACTACCGGGCAAATGTTAATTGTGATGCCCAAGCTGAATCCCCAGAATATTACGTTCAGGGAACCGGAAg tCTACAGCAAAGTAAGGCGAGATGCTGCTGCCAAGACCGACCTAAAAGGGGCCGTCGACTACAAGAACATTATCAAACAAGGCGGCAAATCTACGGAAATCAACGAGGAAGAGATTCCCCCTCTAATTTAG
- the LOC6033233 gene encoding phosphatidylcholine:ceramide cholinephosphotransferase 1 isoform X3, whose product MVMDSRCRRSEVPEAYDYNGHAYHQHHLSGSQSDGSGGGTGGGGGGGCATPCSDAVMIKIDVPVPLRDEQRFPKEIGKTFVALLLVGFNLFLATVSLAVVHDKVPDRATYGPLPDFVLDNIPAVDWALDVSEILIMIVVNSCVLLITFHKHRFIVMRRVFLLMSLLYFMRSITMYVTVMPMSNTTYYCSPKAPNATAVIILKRAFQLFSGFGLSINGKHTYCGDYIYSGHTVTLVMGYLIIAEYSPKKFWIVHWLAWCASLTGVTMVLLAHGHYTIDVLIAYYVTTRLFWTYHTLANNSLLLKQNGHNYIGREWWFFIFRYFEKNVRGPLPMQYDCPFPIPWTKKVPKLPCRES is encoded by the exons GAGGTCCCCGAAGCGTACGACTACAACGGTCACGCGTATCACCAGCACCACCTTAGCGGCTCCCAGTCGGACGGCAGTGGGGGTGGAACGGGTGGTGGTGGCGGAGGAGGTTGCGCTACCCCTTGCAGCGATGCCGTCATGATCAAAATCGACGTCCCGGTGCCACTGCGGGACGAGCAGCGCTTTCCCAAAGAAATTGGGAAGACCTTCGTGGCGCTGCTGCTTGTGGGGTTCAACCTGTTCCTGGCGACGGTTTCACTGGCCGTGGTCCACGACAAAGTTCCGGACAGAGCGACGTATGGGCCGCTGCCTGACTTCGTGCTGGACAACATCCCCGCGGTTGATTGGGCGCTGGACGTTAGTGAGATTCTGATCATGATCGTGGTCAACTCGTGCGTGCTGTTGATCACCTTCCACAAGCACCGGTTCATCGTAATGCGGCGAGTCTTTTTGCTGATGTCGTTGCTCTACTTCATGCGTTCGATAACCATGTACGTGACGGTGATGCCAATGTCCAACACGACGTACTACTGCAGTCCGAAGGCACCGAACGCCACGGCCGTGATCATCCTCAAACGTGCCTTCCAACTCTTTTCCGGTTTTGGGCTGTCGATCAACGGCAAGCACACCTACTGCGGCGACTACATCTACAGTGGTCACACCGTGACGCTGGTGATGGGCTACCTGATCATAGCCGAGT ATTCACCAAAGAAGTTCTGGATCGTGCACTGGCTCGCGTGGTGTGCCAGCCTAACCGGAGTTACGATGGTATTGCTGGCCCACGGCCACTACACCATCGACGTTCTGATTGCGTACTACGTGACGACGCGACTGTTCTGGACCTACCACACGCTGGCAAACAACAGTCTGCTGCTGAAG CAAAACGGCCACAACTACATCGGCCGCGAGTGGTGGTTCTTCATCTTCCGGTACTTTGAGAAGAACGTCCGCGGTCCGCTGCCCATGCAGTACGACTGCCCCTTCCCGATCCCGTGGACCAAGAAGGTTCCGAAGCTGCCCTGCCGGGAGAGCTGA
- the LOC6033233 gene encoding phosphatidylcholine:ceramide cholinephosphotransferase 1 isoform X2, translating to MKLTFRYYRPSGIPYNLLNYVLCKEVPEAYDYNGHAYHQHHLSGSQSDGSGGGTGGGGGGGCATPCSDAVMIKIDVPVPLRDEQRFPKEIGKTFVALLLVGFNLFLATVSLAVVHDKVPDRATYGPLPDFVLDNIPAVDWALDVSEILIMIVVNSCVLLITFHKHRFIVMRRVFLLMSLLYFMRSITMYVTVMPMSNTTYYCSPKAPNATAVIILKRAFQLFSGFGLSINGKHTYCGDYIYSGHTVTLVMGYLIIAEYSPKKFWIVHWLAWCASLTGVTMVLLAHGHYTIDVLIAYYVTTRLFWTYHTLANNSLLLKQNGHNYIGREWWFFIFRYFEKNVRGPLPMQYDCPFPIPWTKKVPKLPCRES from the exons GAGGTCCCCGAAGCGTACGACTACAACGGTCACGCGTATCACCAGCACCACCTTAGCGGCTCCCAGTCGGACGGCAGTGGGGGTGGAACGGGTGGTGGTGGCGGAGGAGGTTGCGCTACCCCTTGCAGCGATGCCGTCATGATCAAAATCGACGTCCCGGTGCCACTGCGGGACGAGCAGCGCTTTCCCAAAGAAATTGGGAAGACCTTCGTGGCGCTGCTGCTTGTGGGGTTCAACCTGTTCCTGGCGACGGTTTCACTGGCCGTGGTCCACGACAAAGTTCCGGACAGAGCGACGTATGGGCCGCTGCCTGACTTCGTGCTGGACAACATCCCCGCGGTTGATTGGGCGCTGGACGTTAGTGAGATTCTGATCATGATCGTGGTCAACTCGTGCGTGCTGTTGATCACCTTCCACAAGCACCGGTTCATCGTAATGCGGCGAGTCTTTTTGCTGATGTCGTTGCTCTACTTCATGCGTTCGATAACCATGTACGTGACGGTGATGCCAATGTCCAACACGACGTACTACTGCAGTCCGAAGGCACCGAACGCCACGGCCGTGATCATCCTCAAACGTGCCTTCCAACTCTTTTCCGGTTTTGGGCTGTCGATCAACGGCAAGCACACCTACTGCGGCGACTACATCTACAGTGGTCACACCGTGACGCTGGTGATGGGCTACCTGATCATAGCCGAGT ATTCACCAAAGAAGTTCTGGATCGTGCACTGGCTCGCGTGGTGTGCCAGCCTAACCGGAGTTACGATGGTATTGCTGGCCCACGGCCACTACACCATCGACGTTCTGATTGCGTACTACGTGACGACGCGACTGTTCTGGACCTACCACACGCTGGCAAACAACAGTCTGCTGCTGAAG CAAAACGGCCACAACTACATCGGCCGCGAGTGGTGGTTCTTCATCTTCCGGTACTTTGAGAAGAACGTCCGCGGTCCGCTGCCCATGCAGTACGACTGCCCCTTCCCGATCCCGTGGACCAAGAAGGTTCCGAAGCTGCCCTGCCGGGAGAGCTGA